One segment of Carya illinoinensis cultivar Pawnee chromosome 1, C.illinoinensisPawnee_v1, whole genome shotgun sequence DNA contains the following:
- the LOC122317928 gene encoding glycine-rich cell wall structural protein-like gives MVKLSKYVLGHVFVVMLVLLVIGLAECRKLEKDEFSDGRGGGFGGGSGGGYGGGRGGGGGFGSGRGGGGGFGGGKGGGGGFGGGRGGGGGFGGGRGGGGGSGGGFGGGRGGGGGSGGGRGGGGGFGGGSGGGFGGGRGGGGGGGRGGGGGGGFGGGGGSGGGIGGGF, from the coding sequence ATGGTGAAGCTTTCCAAGTACGTCCTTGGTCATGTGTTTGTTGTGATGTTGGTGCTGTTGGTGATAGGCCTTGCAGAATGTCGGAAATTGGAGAAAGATGAGTTTTCTGATGGCAGAGGAGGTGGCTTTGGAGGTGGTTCCGGTGGAGGATATGGAGGAGGAAGAGGTGGTGGTGGAGGCTTTGGAAGTGGaagaggtggtggtggtggatttGGAGGAGGAAAAGGTGGTGGTGGCGGCTTTGGGGGAGGAAGAGGGGGTGGTGGTGGAtttggaggaggaagaggaggtggTGGAGGTTCTGGAGGAGGGTTTGGAGGAGGAAGAGGGGGTGGTGGTGGCTctggaggaggaagaggcgGTGGTGGCGGCTTTGGAGGTGGTTCTGGAGGAGGGTTTGGGGGAGGAagaggaggtggaggtggaggaggaAGAGGTGGTGGCGGTGGCGGTGGCTTTGGAGGAGGCGGTGGTTCTGGTGGGGGAATTGGTGGTGGGTtctaa